From the Saccharobesus litoralis genome, one window contains:
- a CDS encoding lactate racemase domain-containing protein — MTFSLHQTAENAQINDTQLCALIDQYIATRLSTAKRVLLLPPDLTRFHSKAGFITQHLYQQLKDQCEIQIMPALGTHDPMTDKELDMMFGTDIPKSCFKPHFWRKDVKKVGQISSERMLALSEGKLNYTMDVGVNKLLLDEDWDAIVSIGQIVPHEVIGMANYTKNILIGVGGEDTIHKSHFLGAAYGMERIMGRILTPVRQALNEGFDQYLAHLPIDFIFTVLGKHQDELALKGVFCGNSYATYEQASLLSQQQNLNLLDKPIKKAVVYLDPTEFKTTWLGNKSIYRTRMAIADGGELIVLAPGLKRFGEDISIDGLIRKFGYRTTDETLAAIDNNPDLKDNLSAAAHLIHGTSDNRFTVTYCPKDEVSQQEIEQVNYQYCHYDEMVQRYPIESLKNGWNTLPDGEEIFYVSNPALGLWTTKENFENQ; from the coding sequence ATGACTTTTTCTCTTCATCAAACGGCTGAAAACGCCCAGATTAACGACACTCAATTATGCGCGTTAATTGACCAATATATTGCTACGCGTTTATCGACAGCAAAACGTGTGTTGCTATTACCGCCAGACTTAACCCGTTTTCATTCTAAAGCAGGATTCATCACTCAGCACTTATATCAACAACTTAAAGACCAATGTGAGATCCAAATTATGCCAGCGCTTGGCACTCATGATCCGATGACCGACAAGGAATTGGATATGATGTTTGGCACAGATATTCCAAAGTCTTGTTTTAAACCGCATTTTTGGCGCAAAGATGTAAAAAAAGTTGGGCAAATCAGCTCAGAGCGTATGTTGGCTTTATCTGAAGGTAAACTTAATTACACCATGGATGTTGGGGTGAATAAGTTGCTATTAGATGAAGATTGGGATGCCATTGTTTCAATAGGGCAAATTGTGCCGCACGAAGTGATTGGCATGGCTAACTATACTAAGAATATTCTCATTGGTGTTGGCGGTGAAGATACTATACATAAGTCTCACTTTTTGGGGGCTGCGTATGGTATGGAGCGTATTATGGGGCGTATTTTAACCCCAGTGCGTCAGGCATTGAATGAAGGGTTTGATCAATATCTAGCTCACTTACCTATTGATTTTATTTTTACAGTATTGGGTAAACATCAGGATGAGTTAGCGCTTAAAGGTGTATTTTGTGGCAATAGTTATGCGACCTACGAGCAAGCCAGTTTATTAAGCCAGCAGCAAAACCTAAATTTATTAGATAAGCCAATTAAAAAAGCCGTGGTGTATCTTGATCCGACAGAATTTAAAACCACTTGGTTAGGCAATAAGTCGATTTATCGTACTCGCATGGCGATTGCCGATGGTGGTGAATTAATTGTGTTGGCACCTGGCTTAAAACGCTTTGGTGAAGACATATCTATTGACGGCTTGATCCGTAAATTTGGTTACCGCACGACGGACGAAACCTTAGCGGCAATTGACAATAATCCTGATTTAAAAGACAACTTGTCTGCGGCGGCTCATTTGATCCACGGCACGAGTGATAATCGTTTTACTGTGACTTATTGTCCAAAAGATGAAGTGAGTCAGCAAGAAATTGAGCAAGTTAACTATCAATATTGCCATTACGATGAGATGGTTCAACGTTACCCAATTGAGTCTTTAAAAAATGGCTGGAATACCCTGCCTGACGGCGAAGAGATTTTCTATGTGAGTAATCCGGCGCTAGGGTTATGGACAACCAAAGAAAACTTTGAAAATCAGTAA
- the larC gene encoding nickel pincer cofactor biosynthesis protein LarC, whose translation MSSTHIHLDIVGGIAGDMFIAAMLDCQPSLKKPVLEAVAQVIPDNIGQAELYAGINSGISGLKFKLALNNNAEENGHHHTHEHEHEHEHKHEHGHKHTHDHTHHEHEHSHSERTTYRFICQLINQSQLAESVKLIAIDLLTIIGKAEAKVHNKTLDDVHFHELADWDSVMDVVAIAVILAQLTKVKWSISDLPLGSGLVKTAHGLIPVPAPATAEILTGFRFIDDGVAGERITPTGAAILRYLKQQKCLVTRSCGVLQAIGYGLGTKQFKGMPNILRATAFTQNTSLSEEPSSESITVVEFDIDDMTGEELALAADKLRSFTGVVDLVTYASKGKKNRATESFRLLVKPQQLDEVVQACFQQTSTIGLRYHQQARQCLARTAGHIENLAVKWVDRPEGQRTVKVEHDELVSLPTLAARRAVKYSKESV comes from the coding sequence ATGAGTTCCACACACATTCATCTCGATATTGTTGGCGGGATTGCCGGCGATATGTTTATTGCCGCTATGCTCGATTGTCAGCCTAGCTTAAAAAAGCCTGTGTTAGAGGCTGTAGCTCAGGTGATCCCTGACAATATTGGGCAGGCGGAGCTTTATGCTGGGATTAACTCAGGGATCAGTGGTTTAAAATTTAAGTTAGCACTTAACAATAACGCTGAAGAAAATGGCCATCATCATACACACGAACACGAACACGAACACGAACATAAGCACGAGCATGGACATAAGCACACACATGACCATACTCATCATGAGCATGAGCATAGCCATTCTGAACGCACAACTTACCGATTTATTTGCCAACTAATCAATCAAAGTCAGTTAGCTGAGTCAGTTAAATTGATTGCGATTGATTTATTAACCATCATAGGTAAAGCCGAAGCCAAGGTGCACAACAAAACCTTAGACGATGTGCATTTTCACGAATTAGCCGATTGGGATTCTGTGATGGATGTGGTCGCGATAGCCGTTATTCTGGCGCAATTAACCAAGGTTAAATGGAGTATTTCTGATCTGCCTTTGGGAAGTGGTTTAGTGAAAACGGCTCATGGTTTGATCCCCGTGCCGGCACCGGCCACGGCCGAGATATTAACGGGTTTTCGTTTTATTGATGATGGCGTAGCAGGTGAACGAATAACCCCAACAGGCGCGGCTATTCTTAGGTATTTAAAGCAACAAAAATGCTTGGTTACGCGTAGTTGCGGCGTATTACAAGCCATAGGTTACGGGCTAGGTACTAAGCAATTTAAAGGCATGCCGAATATTTTACGGGCCACCGCCTTTACCCAAAACACTTCGTTAAGTGAAGAACCCAGCTCTGAATCCATTACCGTGGTCGAGTTTGATATTGACGACATGACAGGTGAAGAGTTGGCGTTAGCAGCAGATAAATTACGTTCTTTTACCGGAGTTGTCGATTTAGTCACTTATGCTAGCAAAGGGAAAAAAAACCGAGCGACAGAATCTTTCCGTTTATTGGTTAAACCACAACAGTTAGATGAAGTCGTTCAGGCTTGTTTTCAGCAAACCTCAACGATTGGCCTGCGTTATCACCAGCAAGCGCGACAATGTTTAGCGCGTACCGCAGGTCATATTGAAAATTTAGCGGTTAAATGGGTAGACAGACCCGAAGGGCAACGCACGGTAAAAGTGGAACATGATGAGCTAGTTAGCTTACCGACACTCGCTGCGCGTCGAGCGGTAAAATACAGTAAAGAGTCAGTTTAA
- a CDS encoding adenine nucleotide alpha-hydrolase family protein, with the protein MLVDIRMLLDPQLSEKFNKLVAFADRYSQISVAVSGGIDSMLLTYLLHRFSNSQITPVHAYSPAVPAAAFARVQFYAEEYHWPLKVIDANELDDENYRRNPVNRCYFCKSNLYERIFSTTKSVIFSGTNVDDLDDYRPGLTAAKERKVQHPYVEAGISKSDIYQLATAFKLTELQSLPAQPCLASRIETGIQVSKQDMRFIDNIENQTRAYFPNLQHIRCRITHQGVMIELDHLPEQKILNQFTTYITPTCRKKGYKLLGVRPYKKGAAFLTNNPHSMPAQVIAIKEVRA; encoded by the coding sequence ATGCTAGTTGATATTCGAATGTTGCTTGATCCACAGCTTAGTGAAAAATTTAATAAGTTAGTGGCGTTTGCTGATCGTTACTCGCAAATATCTGTTGCTGTTAGCGGTGGTATCGACAGTATGTTGCTAACCTATTTACTGCATCGTTTCTCTAATAGTCAAATTACCCCTGTACATGCTTACTCACCGGCTGTACCTGCGGCTGCTTTTGCCCGCGTACAGTTTTATGCTGAAGAATATCATTGGCCATTAAAAGTGATTGATGCTAATGAGTTAGATGACGAAAATTATCGACGTAATCCGGTAAATCGTTGTTATTTTTGTAAAAGCAATTTGTATGAGCGAATTTTTAGCACGACAAAGTCGGTTATTTTTTCTGGCACTAATGTTGATGATCTCGATGACTATCGTCCAGGGTTAACTGCAGCCAAAGAGCGTAAAGTCCAGCACCCTTATGTTGAAGCAGGTATTAGTAAATCGGATATTTATCAGTTAGCTACTGCATTTAAATTAACCGAGTTACAATCCTTACCTGCTCAACCCTGTCTCGCTAGCCGCATTGAAACGGGGATCCAAGTTAGCAAGCAGGATATGCGTTTTATAGACAATATTGAAAATCAAACCCGAGCGTATTTTCCTAACTTGCAACATATTCGCTGCCGTATTACTCACCAAGGCGTGATGATTGAATTAGATCATTTGCCGGAACAAAAAATATTAAACCAATTTACAACCTACATAACGCCAACTTGTCGCAAAAAAGGCTACAAGTTACTTGGGGTTCGACCGTATAAAAAAGGCGCGGCTTTTTTAACAAATAATCCGCACTCAATGCCGGCTCAGGTTATCGCGATTAAAGAGGTTAGAGCATGA
- the larB gene encoding nickel pincer cofactor biosynthesis protein LarB, whose product MNDAFIWDAERASRTGVAEAVFCQGKANGDLIAIIEHNLSQQRPLFMTRLSQEQWCALLEQQQSILDYDPHSQTAMANVKANSVDTKSVCIVCAGTSDLSVAKEAQRSLLFNGVTAPLIADVGVAGLWRLMDKIELIRQYKMIIAVAGMEGALFSVLAGLVTAPIVAVPSAVGYGVSAHGQAALSSALASCSPGIMTVNINNGFGAAACVVKTLRQFKQLEDQ is encoded by the coding sequence ATGAATGATGCATTTATTTGGGATGCGGAGCGAGCCAGTCGCACAGGTGTAGCTGAAGCGGTTTTTTGTCAAGGCAAAGCCAATGGCGATTTAATTGCGATTATTGAGCACAATTTAAGTCAGCAACGGCCTTTATTCATGACACGTTTATCACAAGAGCAGTGGTGTGCGTTGCTTGAACAGCAGCAGTCAATTTTAGATTATGACCCGCATTCACAAACAGCCATGGCCAATGTTAAAGCCAATAGTGTCGATACCAAGTCGGTTTGTATTGTTTGTGCAGGCACATCTGACCTTAGTGTAGCAAAAGAAGCTCAGCGCAGTTTGTTGTTTAACGGCGTTACTGCGCCACTTATTGCAGATGTCGGTGTTGCAGGCCTTTGGCGCTTAATGGATAAGATAGAGCTTATCCGCCAGTACAAAATGATAATCGCGGTTGCGGGTATGGAAGGCGCGCTGTTTAGTGTACTGGCCGGCCTTGTGACTGCGCCCATTGTGGCCGTACCAAGCGCGGTGGGTTATGGGGTTTCTGCTCATGGCCAAGCTGCGTTGTCGAGTGCCCTTGCATCCTGTTCTCCGGGTATTATGACGGTCAATATCAATAATGGCTTTGGTGCAGCCGCTTGCGTGGTGAAAACCTTGCGTCAATTTAAGCAATTAGAGGATCAGTAA